One genomic region from Salvia hispanica cultivar TCC Black 2014 chromosome 2, UniMelb_Shisp_WGS_1.0, whole genome shotgun sequence encodes:
- the LOC125205944 gene encoding putative receptor-like protein kinase At3g47110 isoform X2, with protein sequence MGTSFLLPFPLKLLITLNIFSTFTSCTTLTTDQDALLAFKNSTIDANGVLTNNWLTNTSICDWAGVSCGLKHQRVTALNLSNLALHGNLSPHIGNLTFLQSLDISYNNFTGVLPTELSKLHRLKHVNAASNNFSGEIPRGILTNMSTLEAIDLRFNKLSGELPSDICNNTPKLNGLYLKDNQIYGKIPTSIYKCKEMEELSLSGNQFNGNIPTEIGNLSMLTLLYIHHNDLQGNIPSSIFNISSLEYINLEGNSLSGSIPTNLANLLNLQALYLNDNNLTGSIPMEIGHLEFLSYMYLYQNKLTGYIPRQIGNLSSLVELDVALNKLEGELPEELGNLANIEFLTASFNDLLSGPIPSSIFNLSNLVILSLQQNQFSGSLPSDMGISLVKLQQLYLFYNRLTGEIPASITNASQLTVVELNRNSFTGPIPNFGDLRQLKSLRLWENNLTGVDSPNQELEFLSSLTNCRSLQHLEITNNSMMNGILPASIGNLSASLVNFEVSNCGIRGVIPPEIGNLRSLRILDLSMNQLTGFIPAPMGKLNALGIFYLFDNQLQGNIPRHLCQNSALVDLDLSGNMFTGSIPECLGGLKSLQTISFASNKLNSTLPFNFFNLQKLISLDLSSNYFSGRIPDQIANLKAIDTLDLSFNNFLGNIPNTLVGCQSLEYLLLANNMLNGSIPLSLGEVKGLRELDLSGNNLTGLIPNPIAKLALESFNVSHNNLQGKIPEGGCFVNFTAESFTQNPDLCGSKKFQVPPCGSGRSRSETIALIMKYGVPPFVGALILVLIIIFLIKRRRRKNVPAPDVSSVGASWKIVSERELMQATSSFSEMNLLGKGSFGSVFKAILADDTTVAVKVFNLELEGALKSFDTESRILGTIRHRNLIKILGCCSHEQFKALILAYMPNGSLEKWLHSDVYVLDLVKRLNIAIDVASALEYLHHNHTFTVVHCDIKPNNVLLDEDMTAHVGDFGISKLFEDREAVIHTITMATIGYAAPEQRIECIPLRAFTT encoded by the exons ATGGGGACCTCTTTCTTACTCCCTTTCCCACTCAAACTTTTAATTACACTAAACATCTTCTCCACCTTCACCTCATGTACAACTTTAACCACTGATCAAGATGCTCTTCTTGCTTTCAAAAATTCCACTATAGACGCAAATGGAGTCTTGACCAACAACTGGCTCACCAACACCTCCATCTGTGATTGGGCCGGGGTCTCGTGTGGCCTAAAACACCAGAGGGTCACAGCCCTCAACCTCTCCaacctcgccctccacggaAACCTCTCCCCACATATTGGGAACCTAACATTTCTCCAGTCCTTGGACATCAGCTACAATAACTTCACAGGTGTCTTACCAACTGAGCTGTCCAAACTACACCGTCTGAAGCATGTAAACGCGGCATCTAACAACTTCAGTGGAGAAATACCAAGAGGTATCCTCACAAACATGTCTACATTGGAAGCAATAGATCTGAGATTTAACAAGCTATCGGGCGAGCTCCCAAGTGATATATGCAACAATACTCCGAAATTGAATGGGTTATATCTCAAAGATAATCAAATCTATGGCAAAATTCCAACGAGTATATATAAGTGCAAAGAGATGGAAGAGTTGAGCTTGTCAGGAAACCAATTCAATGGCAACATACCTACTGAAATTGGGAATTTGAGCATGCTTActcttttatatatacatcatAACGATCTCCAAG GAAATATTCCATCTTCTATCTTCAACATTTCCTCGTTGGAGTACATAAACCTTGAAGGCAATAGTCTCTCTGGAAGTATACCCACAAATTTGGCCAATTTACTTAACCTCCAAGCGTTGTATCTTAATGACAACAACTTAACAG GTAGTATACCAATGGAGATTGGACATCTTGAGTTCTTGAGTTATATGTACCtttatcaaaacaaattgACAG GTTACATACCAAGGCAAATCGGGAATCTCTCGTCACTAGTAGAGCTGGATGTTGCTTTGAATAAGTTGGAGG GTGAGTTGCCGGAAGAGCTTGGTAATCTAGCAAACATCGAGTTCTTAACAGCATCCTTCAATGATTTGTTGTCCGGTCCCATCCCCTCTTCCATATTCAACTTATCAAATTTGGTGATACTCTCTCTTCAACAGAATCAGTTTTCTGGTAGTCTTCCTTCAGACATGGGGATCTCACTTGTGAAGCTCcaacaactttatttattctataacAGACTCACTGGCGAAATTCCGGCCTCTATCACCAATGCTTCTCAGCTTACTGTTGTAGAATTGAACAGAAACTCGTTCACTGGTCCCATTCCCAATTTTGGTGATCTAAGACAGCTGAAATCCCTTCGCCTTTGGGAAAATAATCTAACTGGAGTAGACTCTCCGAATCAAGAATTGgaatttctctcttcattaacaaACTGCCGAAGTTTGCAGCACTTGGAAATTACCAACAATTCGATGATGAACGGTATCCTTCCAGCTTCCATTGGGAACTTATCTGCTTCTCTCGTCAACTTTGAAGTATCTAACTGCGGCATCAGAGGTGTAATTCCTCCTGAAATTGGAAATTTGAGGAGTTTGCGGATTTTGGATTTATCCATGAATCAACTCACAGGATTCATCCCAGCACCAATGGGAAAACTGAATGCACTTggaatattttatctttttgataACCAGCTACAAGGAAATATCCCTCGTCATCTTTGCCAAAACAGTGCTTTGGTGGATTTAGACTTGAGTGGTAATATGTTCACGGGTTCAATACCTGAATGTTTGGGTGGACTTAAATCTCTTCAGAcaatctcttttgcatctaaCAAGCTCAATTCCACACttccattcaatttttttaacctTCAAAAGCTCATAAGTCTAGACTTGTCCTCAAACTATTTCAGTGGTCGAATTCCTGATCAAATAGCAAATTTGAAGGCTATTGACACCCTAGACCTGTCTTTTAACAACTTTTTAGGAAACATTCCAAACACACTTGTTGGTTGCCAATCTCTTGAGTATCTGCTTTTGGCAAATAATATGTTGAATGGTTCCATTCCCTTGTCTTTGGGAGAGGTTAAAGGGTTGAGGGAGCTTGATCTTTCTGGTAATAATCTCACTGGTTTGATACCCAACCCTATTGCAAAGCTCGCTCTCGAATCTTTCAATGTTTCGCACAACAATTTGCAGGGAAAGATTCCGGAAGGGGGTTGTTTCGTTAACTTCACTGCTGAATCTTTTACTCAAAACCCTGATCTATGTGGTTCAAAGAAATTCCAAGTGCCACCATGTGGGAGTGGAAGGTCAAGATCGGAAACAATTGCTCTGATAATGAAGTATGGTGTGCCTCCCTTCGTTGGAGCTTTGATTTTGGTACTAATCATAATTTTCCTCATAAAGAGACGCAGACGGAAAAATGTGCCAGCTCCTGACGTCTCATCAGTGGGAGCTTCGTGGAAGATCGTCTCAGAGAGGGAACTCATGCAGGCGACAAGTTCTTTTAGTGAGATGAACCTACTCGGAAAAGGGAGCTTTGGTTCAGTATTCAAAGCAATTCTTGCGGATGACACAACTGTAGCAGTGAAAGTGTTCAACTTGGAATTGGAAGGAGCGCTCAAGAGCTTCGACACAGAGAGTCGTATACTTGGCACTATTCGACACAGGAACTTGATCAAGATACTTGGTTGTTGCAGCCATGAGCAGTTCAAGGCCTTGATTCTGGCGTACATGCCTAACGGGAGTCTGGAGAAATGGCTGCATTCTGATGTATATGTTTTGGATTTGGTGAAGAGGTTGAACATAGCCATAGACGTCGCGTCGGCCTTGGAGTATCTTCATCACAATCACACTTTTACGGTTGTGCATTGTGATATAAAGCCGAACAATGTGTTGCTTGATGAAGATATGACTGCGCATGTTGGTGATTTTGGCATTTCGAAACTTTTTGAGGATCGGGAAGCTGTGATTCATACTATTACTATGGCAACTATCGGTTATGCAGCACCAG AACAGAGGATAGAGTGCATTCCTCTTAGGGCATTCACAACATAG
- the LOC125206659 gene encoding LRR receptor-like serine/threonine-protein kinase FLS2, which produces MGTSFLFPILITLNFFFFTLTSSSTLITDQDALLAFKNATVDTNGVLRNNWLTNISICDWAGVSCGLKHHRVTDLNLSNFALYGSLTPHLGNLTFLQSLDISSNNFTGVLPTELAKLRRLKQVNVAYNNFRGEIPRGILVNMSVLETIDLRFNKLSGKLPSDICNNTPKLKRLFLKRNQIYGKIPTSIYKCKEMEELSLSKNQFNGNIPTEIGNLSMLTLLSIYGNNLQGNIPASIFNISLLQFVYLNDNNFSESIPTNLDNLLNLQELYLYSNNLTGELPEELGNLANIEFLTTSFNDLLSDPIPSSIFNLSNLVILSLQQNQFSGSLPSDMGISLANLEELYLFFNRLTGEIPASITNASQLTVIELNRNSFSGPIPHFGSLRKLETLRLWENNLTGADSPNQELEFLSSLTNCQNLLHLEITNNPMMNGILPASIGNLSASLDAFSASNCSIRGIIPLEIGNLTSLEVLDLSKNQLTGFIPTVGKLNQLGKLHLYDNQLQGYITHSLCQNIALLELYLDSNMLIGSIPECLGDIKSLQKVTSRQWELRGRSSQRENSRRGRVRLVR; this is translated from the exons GTGTGTTGCGCAACAACTGGCTCACCAATATTTCCATATGTGATTGGGCGGGGGTCTCGTGTGGCCTCAAACACCACAGGGTCACAGACCTCAACCTCTCCAACTTCGCCCTCTATGGAAGCCTCACTCCACATCTGGGAAACCTAACGTTTCTTCAGTCTTTGGACATCAGCTCCAACAACTTCACAGGCGTCTTACCTACTGAGCTAGCAAAACTACGCCGTTTGAAGCAAGTAAACGTGGCATATAACAACTTCCGTGGAGAAATACCAAGAGGTATCCTTGTAAACATGTCTGTACTGGAAACAATAGATCTGAGATTTAACAAGCTATCGGGCAAGCTCCCAAGTGATATATGCAACAATACTCCGAAACTTAAGAGATTATTTCTCAAACGGAAtcaaatatatggaaaaattcCAACGAGTATATATAAGTGCAAAGAGATGGAGGAGTTGAGCTTGTCAAAAAACCAATTCAATGGCAACATACCTACTGAAATTGGCAATTTGAGCATGCTTACTCTTTTATCTATATATGGCAACAATCTCCAAg GAAATATTCCGGCTTCTATCTTCAACATTTCATTGTTGCAATTCGTATACCTCAATGACAATAATTTTTCTGAAAGTATACCCACGAATTTAGACAATTTACTCAACCTCCAAGAGTTGTATCTTTACTCAAACAATTTAACAG GTGAGTTGCCTGAAGAGCTTGGTAATCTAGCAAACATCGAGTTCTTAACAACATCCTTCAACGATTTGTTGTCTGATCCCATCCCCTCTTCCATCTTCAACTTATCAAATTTGGTGATACTCTCTCTTCAACAAAACCAGTTTTCTGGTAGTCTTCCTTCAGACATGGGGATCTCACTTGCCAATCTCGAAgaactttatttattctttaacAGACTCACAGGCGAAATTCCGGCCTCTATCACCAATGCTTCTCAGCTTACTGTTATAGAATTGAACAGAAACTCATTCTCTGGTCCCATTCCCCACTTTGGTAGTCTCAGAAAGCTGGAAACCCTTCGCCTTTGGGAAAATAATCTGACTGGAGCAGACTCTCCGAATCAAGAATTGGAATTTCTCTCTTCGTTAACAAACTGCCAGAATTTGCTGCACTTGGAAATTACCAACAATCCGATGATGAATGGTATCCTTCCCGCTTCGATTGGGAACTTATCTGCTTCTCTTGACGCCTTTTCAGCGTCTAACTGCAGCATCAGAGGTATTATTCCTCTTGAAATTGGAAATTTAACAAGTTTGGAGGTTTTGGATTTATCCAAGAATCAACTCACAGGATTCATCCCAACAGTGGGAAAACTAAATCAGCTTGGAAAGTTGCATCTTTATGATAACCAGCTACAAGGATATATCACTCATAGTCTTTGCCAAAACATTGCTTTATTAGAGTTATATTTGGATAGTAATATGCTTATAGGTTCAATACCTGAATGTTTGGGAGATATTAAATCCCTTCAAAAGGTGACGTCTCGTCAGTGGGAGCTTCGTGGAAGATCGTCTCAGAGAGAGAACTCACGCAGGGGACGAGTTCGTTTAGTGAGATGA
- the LOC125205944 gene encoding putative receptor-like protein kinase At3g47110 isoform X1, translating into MGTSFLLPFPLKLLITLNIFSTFTSCTTLTTDQDALLAFKNSTIDANGVLTNNWLTNTSICDWAGVSCGLKHQRVTALNLSNLALHGNLSPHIGNLTFLQSLDISYNNFTGVLPTELSKLHRLKHVNAASNNFSGEIPRGILTNMSTLEAIDLRFNKLSGELPSDICNNTPKLNGLYLKDNQIYGKIPTSIYKCKEMEELSLSGNQFNGNIPTEIGNLSMLTLLYIHHNDLQGNIPSSIFNISSLEYINLEGNSLSGSIPTNLANLLNLQALYLNDNNLTGSIPMEIGHLEFLSYMYLYQNKLTGYIPRQIGNLSSLVELDVALNKLEGELPEELGNLANIEFLTASFNDLLSGPIPSSIFNLSNLVILSLQQNQFSGSLPSDMGISLVKLQQLYLFYNRLTGEIPASITNASQLTVVELNRNSFTGPIPNFGDLRQLKSLRLWENNLTGVDSPNQELEFLSSLTNCRSLQHLEITNNSMMNGILPASIGNLSASLVNFEVSNCGIRGVIPPEIGNLRSLRILDLSMNQLTGFIPAPMGKLNALGIFYLFDNQLQGNIPRHLCQNSALVDLDLSGNMFTGSIPECLGGLKSLQTISFASNKLNSTLPFNFFNLQKLISLDLSSNYFSGRIPDQIANLKAIDTLDLSFNNFLGNIPNTLVGCQSLEYLLLANNMLNGSIPLSLGEVKGLRELDLSGNNLTGLIPNPIAKLALESFNVSHNNLQGKIPEGGCFVNFTAESFTQNPDLCGSKKFQVPPCGSGRSRSETIALIMKYGVPPFVGALILVLIIIFLIKRRRRKNVPAPDVSSVGASWKIVSERELMQATSSFSEMNLLGKGSFGSVFKAILADDTTVAVKVFNLELEGALKSFDTESRILGTIRHRNLIKILGCCSHEQFKALILAYMPNGSLEKWLHSDVYVLDLVKRLNIAIDVASALEYLHHNHTFTVVHCDIKPNNVLLDEDMTAHVGDFGISKLFEDREAVIHTITMATIGYAAPEYGSEGIVSTNGDVYSFGILLLEIFTSKKPTDDMFRGEMGIKEWVGKALEENGISEIVASGLLSRADRHFPANEQCVSSIFDLAMKCLAFSPGQRINMVQAAAALQKFRAVVEAANKRQRRS; encoded by the exons ATGGGGACCTCTTTCTTACTCCCTTTCCCACTCAAACTTTTAATTACACTAAACATCTTCTCCACCTTCACCTCATGTACAACTTTAACCACTGATCAAGATGCTCTTCTTGCTTTCAAAAATTCCACTATAGACGCAAATGGAGTCTTGACCAACAACTGGCTCACCAACACCTCCATCTGTGATTGGGCCGGGGTCTCGTGTGGCCTAAAACACCAGAGGGTCACAGCCCTCAACCTCTCCaacctcgccctccacggaAACCTCTCCCCACATATTGGGAACCTAACATTTCTCCAGTCCTTGGACATCAGCTACAATAACTTCACAGGTGTCTTACCAACTGAGCTGTCCAAACTACACCGTCTGAAGCATGTAAACGCGGCATCTAACAACTTCAGTGGAGAAATACCAAGAGGTATCCTCACAAACATGTCTACATTGGAAGCAATAGATCTGAGATTTAACAAGCTATCGGGCGAGCTCCCAAGTGATATATGCAACAATACTCCGAAATTGAATGGGTTATATCTCAAAGATAATCAAATCTATGGCAAAATTCCAACGAGTATATATAAGTGCAAAGAGATGGAAGAGTTGAGCTTGTCAGGAAACCAATTCAATGGCAACATACCTACTGAAATTGGGAATTTGAGCATGCTTActcttttatatatacatcatAACGATCTCCAAG GAAATATTCCATCTTCTATCTTCAACATTTCCTCGTTGGAGTACATAAACCTTGAAGGCAATAGTCTCTCTGGAAGTATACCCACAAATTTGGCCAATTTACTTAACCTCCAAGCGTTGTATCTTAATGACAACAACTTAACAG GTAGTATACCAATGGAGATTGGACATCTTGAGTTCTTGAGTTATATGTACCtttatcaaaacaaattgACAG GTTACATACCAAGGCAAATCGGGAATCTCTCGTCACTAGTAGAGCTGGATGTTGCTTTGAATAAGTTGGAGG GTGAGTTGCCGGAAGAGCTTGGTAATCTAGCAAACATCGAGTTCTTAACAGCATCCTTCAATGATTTGTTGTCCGGTCCCATCCCCTCTTCCATATTCAACTTATCAAATTTGGTGATACTCTCTCTTCAACAGAATCAGTTTTCTGGTAGTCTTCCTTCAGACATGGGGATCTCACTTGTGAAGCTCcaacaactttatttattctataacAGACTCACTGGCGAAATTCCGGCCTCTATCACCAATGCTTCTCAGCTTACTGTTGTAGAATTGAACAGAAACTCGTTCACTGGTCCCATTCCCAATTTTGGTGATCTAAGACAGCTGAAATCCCTTCGCCTTTGGGAAAATAATCTAACTGGAGTAGACTCTCCGAATCAAGAATTGgaatttctctcttcattaacaaACTGCCGAAGTTTGCAGCACTTGGAAATTACCAACAATTCGATGATGAACGGTATCCTTCCAGCTTCCATTGGGAACTTATCTGCTTCTCTCGTCAACTTTGAAGTATCTAACTGCGGCATCAGAGGTGTAATTCCTCCTGAAATTGGAAATTTGAGGAGTTTGCGGATTTTGGATTTATCCATGAATCAACTCACAGGATTCATCCCAGCACCAATGGGAAAACTGAATGCACTTggaatattttatctttttgataACCAGCTACAAGGAAATATCCCTCGTCATCTTTGCCAAAACAGTGCTTTGGTGGATTTAGACTTGAGTGGTAATATGTTCACGGGTTCAATACCTGAATGTTTGGGTGGACTTAAATCTCTTCAGAcaatctcttttgcatctaaCAAGCTCAATTCCACACttccattcaatttttttaacctTCAAAAGCTCATAAGTCTAGACTTGTCCTCAAACTATTTCAGTGGTCGAATTCCTGATCAAATAGCAAATTTGAAGGCTATTGACACCCTAGACCTGTCTTTTAACAACTTTTTAGGAAACATTCCAAACACACTTGTTGGTTGCCAATCTCTTGAGTATCTGCTTTTGGCAAATAATATGTTGAATGGTTCCATTCCCTTGTCTTTGGGAGAGGTTAAAGGGTTGAGGGAGCTTGATCTTTCTGGTAATAATCTCACTGGTTTGATACCCAACCCTATTGCAAAGCTCGCTCTCGAATCTTTCAATGTTTCGCACAACAATTTGCAGGGAAAGATTCCGGAAGGGGGTTGTTTCGTTAACTTCACTGCTGAATCTTTTACTCAAAACCCTGATCTATGTGGTTCAAAGAAATTCCAAGTGCCACCATGTGGGAGTGGAAGGTCAAGATCGGAAACAATTGCTCTGATAATGAAGTATGGTGTGCCTCCCTTCGTTGGAGCTTTGATTTTGGTACTAATCATAATTTTCCTCATAAAGAGACGCAGACGGAAAAATGTGCCAGCTCCTGACGTCTCATCAGTGGGAGCTTCGTGGAAGATCGTCTCAGAGAGGGAACTCATGCAGGCGACAAGTTCTTTTAGTGAGATGAACCTACTCGGAAAAGGGAGCTTTGGTTCAGTATTCAAAGCAATTCTTGCGGATGACACAACTGTAGCAGTGAAAGTGTTCAACTTGGAATTGGAAGGAGCGCTCAAGAGCTTCGACACAGAGAGTCGTATACTTGGCACTATTCGACACAGGAACTTGATCAAGATACTTGGTTGTTGCAGCCATGAGCAGTTCAAGGCCTTGATTCTGGCGTACATGCCTAACGGGAGTCTGGAGAAATGGCTGCATTCTGATGTATATGTTTTGGATTTGGTGAAGAGGTTGAACATAGCCATAGACGTCGCGTCGGCCTTGGAGTATCTTCATCACAATCACACTTTTACGGTTGTGCATTGTGATATAAAGCCGAACAATGTGTTGCTTGATGAAGATATGACTGCGCATGTTGGTGATTTTGGCATTTCGAAACTTTTTGAGGATCGGGAAGCTGTGATTCATACTATTACTATGGCAACTATCGGTTATGCAGCACCAG AGTATGGATCAGAAGGAATAGTATCCACAAACGGGGATGTATATAGTTTTGGGATATTGTTGTTGGAGATTTTTACGAGTAAGAAGCCAACAGATGATATGTTTAGAGGGGAAATGGGCATAAAGGAGTGGGTAGGCAAAGCATTAGAAGAAAATGGGATAAGTGAAATTGTCGCTTCTGGTTTGCTATCAAGAGCAGATCGGCATTTCCCTGCAAACGAGCAATGTGTGTCGTCTATTTTTGATTTGGCAATGAAATGTTTGGCCTTTTCGCCCGGGCAAAGGATCAACATGGTGCAAGCAGCAGCTGCATTACAGAAGTTCAGAGCTGTAGTGGAAGCAGCCAACAAGAGACAAAGGAGATCTTGA
- the LOC125206660 gene encoding probable LRR receptor-like serine/threonine-protein kinase At3g47570, giving the protein MNLLGKGSFGSVFKAVLADDTTVAVKVFNLELEGALKSFDTESRILGSIRHRNLIKILGCCSNEQFKALILAYTPNGSLEKWLHSDVYVLDLVKRLNIAIDVALALEYLHHNHTFTVVHCDIKPNNVLLGEDMTAHVGDFGISKLFEDREAVIHTITMATIGYAAPEYGSEGKVSTHGDVYSFGILLLEIFTSKKPTNDMFRGEMGIKEWVGKALQEDGISEVVAPGLLSRSDRHFPANEQCVSSIFDLAMKCLAFSPEQRINMMQAAAALQKFRAIVEAAKKKQSRS; this is encoded by the exons ATGAACCTACTCGGAAAAGGTAGCTTTGGTTCAGTATTCAAAGCAGTGCTTGCGGATGACACGACTGTAGCAGTGAAAGTGTTCAACTTGGAACTGGAAGGAGCGCTCAAGAGCTTCGACACAGAGAGTCGGATACTTGGCAGTATTCGCCACAGGAACTTGATCAAGATACTTGGTTGTTGTAGCAACGAGCAGTTCAAGGCCTTGATTCTTGCGTACACGCCTAATGGGAGTCTGGAGAAATGGCTGCATTCTGATGTGTATGTTTTGGATTTGGTGAAGAGGTTGAACATAGCCATAGATGTCGCGTTGGCCTTGGAGTATCTTCATCACAATCACACTTTTACAGTTGTGCATTGTGATATAAAGCCGAACAATGTATTGCTTGGTGAAGATATGACTGCGCATGTTGGGGATTTTGGCATTTCGAAACTTTTTGAGGATCGGGAAGCTGTGATTCACACTATAACTATGGCAACTATCGGTTATGCAGCACCAG AGTATGGATCAGAAGGAAAAGTATCCACACACGGGGATGTATATAGTTTTGGGATATTGCTGTTGGAGATTTTTACGAGTAAGAAGCCAACAAATGATATGTTTAGAGGAGAAATGGGCATAAAGGAGTGGGTAGGCAAAGCATTACAAGAAGATGGGATAAGTGAAGTTGTGGCGCCTGGTTTGCTATCAAGATCCGATCGGCATTTCCCTGCAAACGAGCAATGTGTGTCTTCTATATTTGATTTGGCGATGAAATGTTTGGCCTTTTCACCCGAGCAAAGGATCAACATGATGCAAGCAGCAGCTGCATTACAGAAGTTCAGGGCTATAGTAGAAGCAGCCAAGAAGAAGCAAAGCAGATCTTGA